CAGGGGTCCCACGCTACAACAGGGCCTGAACTCAAACAAGTCACAGCCCTCTGCAGCTTCATACCCCATGTTATTGtgtaaactttaataaataacgtGTTGTCATGGATGTTTTCGTtgctgggttgttgtttttttaatatatacagtatatcaagaCTCAGTGTGCTGTCAGTGTAAGGGAATTCAAACAAACGTCCTATTATTAAAGCAGTTTTATAATATAAAtcatttatgaaaatataatgaTATATATTGATACAGTGATCTCTAGAGCAACTGACTTTTGATCTGTTGAATGTCCGCTGCAaatctctccccccccccccccccccggcaatATCACATTAATGGTctaaaaatctatttatttagaAGCACGTATTGATTTGCTCTTACACTCAACATTGAGAGGAACAAAAtcactgtttttattgtggGACTGTCTGGTTGAAAATGCagataaaagcagaaataaggGAAATCGATACAGCAAACTATTTGTATTCCCCAGATGTCAGTCACAGCTGAAAGAACAATGGGCCGTGTGCATCAGGGGCATCGACGTGAGGAGAGACGGGGTGGATGGAAAAGATCAAATCAAACTGCATTGTGACCCTGACATGATTGGTTCAAGGACGAGCAGGGTTATCTTATACCACCTATGGTATCTGTTACATCTATCTAGTGTTCAGGCGTTGTgttcaacatttaaaaagatttatatttcatttctaaTTAATTTTTCCCTTCCTGATACAATTCTAAAAAATGCGTAAAATAAGTCTCTTAGTATTTACAGATAAACCCCGAAGGTCGGTCAATCTACCACATCTCACTGATGCTTTTTCGTTATTACTAAACTTTTAGAGCATCAACGAATgaggttttttgggttttttttaaatgggtggaaatcggtggggggggggggggtcgtagagaaagaagaggaggcgACGTGAGGTGAGCGTGGCTCTCCGTTTCAGGAAGTTCTCGGTGGAATGACATAATCAGAATATTTCTTTGCCTTTGTTTGGAGCGTCTCCGGACCACGCCTTCCATCCAGCCCCCCCCATAAAGCATCCGAGCTGCGCGTCTGAGCACTAGTTGATCTCCGGTTAACGCGGACAACAGGTGCAGCAGCCTCCTTCCGCCAGGCTGTTGGATAATGCCCGCAGATCAGCGCCGCTTTACGCAGGGCTTCCTCGTCTGGATTTTGGACACTTTATACGTTTTTATACTCTGATTCCTCTCGGCCACAAGATGCCTTTTCCGCCTATCAACCTCTCATCTCCTGGCAGAGAActttttggaaaaaagaaagcCAACGACGTGCCTCCTCAGTCTGAGCTCACCAGCAAATCCGCGAGAGAAAAAGGGGGATCGGATAAAGTCAAGCACTGCGTCTCTTGGACAACTGCTAATTTAAGGAATCTGGGGCGCAAAGCCCAGCAAGAGAAGCGTAAAAATCCGTGTCAGAAGGTGGATGCCGGTCAGGAGACCCAGGGGAAATGTTCCTGGCTGACGGTGCCAAAGCCTCAGCAATCAACCGAAGTAGTGAGGCGCTCCAGCTCCATGGACTCCACCAGACAGCTCCTCGGCAAAGAGGACGGGAAGAAGGAGATCCAGTTTACCCTCAGTCTCACCCCCGAAGCCATACTTGTGATCCAAAAACGAAATCTAGAGAAGCAGATGATGGCAAAACAACAGAAGTGTTGCGCCTCCGCGGACTTTCGGCACAGGCGAGTTTTCCCATCCAAAAAGACGCACGGGGGATCCAAAAGTTGCGCTCCTGTGGCCAAAGTGGAGAACAACGAACAAGACATCACCGCTATAGTTAAAATATCTCTTTTGAATGATCAGTACAAGTATGACGACGTGGAGTatgaagaagaggatggagacGTGGATGAGACCGTTGTCAGGAAATGTAAAGAGTGGCTCAAAGGGGTCGAAAATGCCGCTGCTTTGGGGAAAGTGGACAAACTTTCTGCACTCCCGCACCTTAAAAGCTGCTGACACCCGactttttccatctttcttCTTTAACTCCTGAGAACAGAGACGATGGACGCGttaatgctgctgctgatggcaTTTTAAATAGGAGCCATGTGAATTAAAACGCTCAAGAGGATTGTCAGTTTGTTCTGAAATTATTCATtagatttcattttgaaaagaaaaaaaaaaaaaagaaagaaaatccctCATTTAATAAATTACACCGAATGATAGTAACCGTGATATTCACCCGTCTGAACGAAAATAAGatttgaaaggtttttttggggggttttttgcagCCTGTGGCTCATCGCGACAGGGACGTTTTTCTAAATGAAATACTTAACCAATGTTTATTTGTCGCTTGATCTGAATACTTCAATGTTATCCTCCTTTGCAcatggtgtgtgttttcagcgGGGCGCCACCGGCGCGTCAGAGGGGAGCGCGTAAAGAGACTCCTTTGTGTTGGAGAACAATAAGCTATCAGCAGCAGCGTTTTATGAGCGTCTGCTGCTGGAACCCAACGGGACTGTTTGTTTCCTCCTCATAAGAGGGCTTGTATCCTTTATTGGGATTTATcactgatgtacagtatttaatatttttcaaatatttgtactgtcaaaaagattttttttttttacagcggatgattttatgacatttgaagtaaaatatctttatttcttccattaCGCAACTACCACTGCCGCTTTTCCATTCTTCaaaagattacttttgttgtgCCTCTTAAATAATTCCGTTACATAACGAGGACTTGCATTCATTTAGATTTCTTCTACCTTTCTGGACAATCTCCAAAAAGAATATGAAAGACTCTTTGTTGCCACTGTATCTACCTGAGCCTATTGGAGCATTAGTGTTTAAGCTTCTTAGATTTCCTGTTAAGCAGGGTTACCAATACACAGAGCTCAGGTGCGTGATCTCAGGAATGGATGGTCAACctgttttacatgtgtttgattaaaacatattaaaaatcTGGGAGATACCTTCATCTCAAGTGTCAGATTGATGAGATACTCACTGACGGTCATGTTGTAATCAGGAGGAAAGGGGTGTCACTATAGGGATTAAAGGTCAGTTTAGAGCTTAACAAACCAATGTACaacattttatataaatgtacaGGAAATACGTATTcacatttaaacaaattaaGACCATCATATTATTAAATTTAGGTTGCATACAATTTACTATGAACTATTAGAACAAACTCAAGCtgaatcaaaacacaaaaacatgcatgagTTTGGACCAAACTTGATGTTTACAGTCACAAACTTATTAATAGGAAGacatttatatttgtgtgtccAGTGTGATCTGCATTACAGCTGCACTCTTGCATTGTTCTCAGTTACTTGGTAAccaaaagttttgttttgtgtgtgtgtgtgtgtgtgtgtgtgcgcacgtgtgtgtgtgtgtgtgtgtgtgtgtgtgtgtgtgtgtttaacactcTTTAAGGTTGGACAGAAGAGTGTAACAGTTGAGACATGCCTGCATTTCTGGATAGCTCCCAGAAAGATTATTGATAAGTTGTTTTAGAAACATGGTCTCTACATCATCAAGTGAATTCAGGAGTGAGGAGTCCTGCATCAGAATTTCTTTCTGGATTCATGCATACATTCCTTCAAATTGTTTTCAGCAGAGACTTGGCAATGACGTCTGAGTGCAAAGACCTTCATGGGTCCATCAGTCCTTCTTCAGATTCACACTTATTACCTGCGGATGCCAGAAAGTGTTAAAACCCCATGCACCAGTATTTAGAGTAAAATGTCAGCTATAACCCggttaaatgacattttatttaagaCTGGACAAACCCAGACCCATTCGGTTCTTCACGACCCTGCGATGATTTTGTGTCCTGGTTCTGAGATACATAGTTGTGTAATCTTCCTCTATCGTGTCATTTAAATCATAGCCTTGTTTCTTGACCTCTCTTTCGTAAATGTCGCTGCTGGATCGAGGCTTTAGGTTTGATCCATTCATGCCTGCCTGTCTTTGAGGTAACATTCTCATTATTACGTCTGCAGCAGTTCAAATACTTGCATTCAATCAGGTAACATTTCAGACAGTCGGGTCTGTTATGGATGGAATCATTTTGCCTAACCagcccttaaaaaaaaatcttccaaaaCTTTGCTTCTACCCATCTCACTGCTATTC
This is a stretch of genomic DNA from Antennarius striatus isolate MH-2024 chromosome 11, ASM4005453v1, whole genome shotgun sequence. It encodes these proteins:
- the prr18 gene encoding proline-rich protein 18; the protein is MPFPPINLSSPGRELFGKKKANDVPPQSELTSKSAREKGGSDKVKHCVSWTTANLRNLGRKAQQEKRKNPCQKVDAGQETQGKCSWLTVPKPQQSTEVVRRSSSMDSTRQLLGKEDGKKEIQFTLSLTPEAILVIQKRNLEKQMMAKQQKCCASADFRHRRVFPSKKTHGGSKSCAPVAKVENNEQDITAIVKISLLNDQYKYDDVEYEEEDGDVDETVVRKCKEWLKGVENAAALGKVDKLSALPHLKSC